The following are from one region of the Advenella mimigardefordensis DPN7 genome:
- a CDS encoding TssQ family T6SS-associated lipoprotein: protein MNALRVFRLSGVLAAGVFMSACSLWGGSDSTALSSSEEIQIRPIRESFMAGQYDAVITQVNSTPALSSGSVPLHTTALKYKAFSECLTEAKRSCASTFEQILTLNPNFTLLPAEKSHPSWGPVFERVQAEHQPASGNTASSGAQTSGSITPIRPLTK, encoded by the coding sequence ATGAATGCTTTACGTGTGTTTCGGTTGTCCGGCGTACTGGCCGCCGGTGTATTTATGTCGGCATGTTCCCTGTGGGGCGGTTCCGATTCAACAGCACTTTCTTCATCTGAAGAAATACAGATCCGCCCGATACGTGAAAGTTTCATGGCAGGACAGTACGACGCAGTCATTACGCAGGTAAACAGCACGCCGGCGCTGAGCAGCGGCTCGGTTCCCCTGCACACGACAGCCCTCAAGTACAAGGCATTCAGCGAGTGCCTGACTGAGGCCAAGCGCAGTTGTGCCAGCACATTTGAACAAATTCTGACACTGAATCCCAATTTCACATTGCTTCCCGCTGAGAAATCCCACCCATCCTGGGGCCCTGTATTTGAACGCGTACAGGCAGAACATCAGCCCGCCAGCGGCAACACAGCCAGCTCTGGCGCGCAGACCAGCGGCAGCATTACGCCTATCCGTCCTCTGACAAAGTAG
- the tssG gene encoding type VI secretion system baseplate subunit TssG, whose translation MDTPSAPVTPTHTLPPDFWQKLEADPYRYGLYHVLRWLDARSGTRKPLGRDSLPSREPVRLRQEPSMAFAPSTICDVDRDKDGPPVVSILSYGLFGPNGPLPLHLTEYVRERIVHHRDHTLSAFADIFHHRLIALFYRAWADAQSTVSLDRPEENFSRHVASLINQGQESLKHRDSIMDHAKYFFAGHLVRQTRNPEGIIQILKTFFNINVSLKEFVPQWIQLHPSQQLGLNGSMGLGQDTILGSSVRDAQHKFRLSLGPLTRSEFDQFMPGTRKAKQLTHWLRHYVGIELNWDAEIVLKKEDIKGIRLGEASPLGLGTWMGLRPDSAGDAHDVVIDYELRERQ comes from the coding sequence ATGGATACTCCTTCGGCTCCTGTGACCCCAACACATACGCTGCCGCCAGACTTCTGGCAAAAGCTTGAAGCAGACCCCTATCGTTATGGTCTGTATCATGTGTTGCGCTGGCTGGATGCGCGCAGCGGCACACGCAAACCGCTGGGCCGCGATTCGCTGCCCTCACGCGAACCGGTGCGACTGCGCCAGGAACCCTCCATGGCGTTCGCGCCGTCCACCATCTGCGATGTCGATCGTGATAAAGATGGTCCGCCCGTGGTCTCCATTCTGAGCTATGGCCTGTTCGGTCCCAACGGCCCGCTCCCCCTGCATTTAACAGAATATGTGCGCGAACGAATCGTGCATCATCGGGACCATACGCTCTCGGCCTTTGCCGATATTTTTCATCATCGCCTGATTGCGCTCTTCTATCGGGCCTGGGCCGATGCGCAAAGCACGGTCAGTCTGGATCGCCCTGAAGAAAATTTCAGTCGCCATGTTGCCAGTCTGATTAATCAGGGGCAGGAATCACTCAAACATCGTGACTCCATCATGGATCACGCCAAGTATTTCTTTGCCGGCCATCTGGTGCGCCAGACGCGCAATCCGGAAGGCATTATCCAGATACTGAAAACGTTCTTCAATATCAACGTCAGCCTGAAGGAATTCGTACCACAGTGGATTCAGCTGCATCCCTCGCAGCAGCTCGGTCTTAATGGCAGCATGGGGCTGGGCCAGGATACGATTCTGGGCAGCTCGGTGCGCGACGCGCAGCATAAATTCCGATTATCGCTGGGGCCCCTGACCCGCTCGGAATTTGACCAATTCATGCCTGGCACGCGCAAGGCCAAACAGCTCACACACTGGCTGCGACATTACGTGGGCATCGAACTGAACTGGGATGCCGAAATCGTGCTCAAAAAAGAAGACATCAAGGGCATTCGTCTGGGTGAGGCCTCACCACTGGGTCTGGGCACCTGGATGGGCCTGCGCCCCGACAGCGCCGGCGATGCGCACGATGTAGTGATTGACTACGAATTGCGCGAACGACAATAA
- the putP gene encoding sodium/proline symporter PutP: protein MSGINPMIITFAIYLIVVLAVGFIAYFSTRNFDDYILGGRSLGSFVTALSAGASDMSGWLLMGLPGAIYLTGLSEAWIAIGLTVGAYFNWLLVSGRLRMHTEYNNNALTLPEYFHHRFGAGNVIIKIAAAAIILFFFTIYCASGIVAGARLFESLFHVDYVTAMWLGAGATIVYTFIGGFLAVSWTDTIQASLMFFALILTPIMVLLGLGDLSAVITTIDQAAATAGKNYSSLISGTSFIAIVSAAAWGLGYFGQPHILARFMAADSVKSLKKARRIGMTWMILCLGGAVAVGYFGIAWFQLHPEQAGEVTNNSERIFIELAQILFNPWIAGVILSAILAAVMSTLSCQLLVCSSAITEDFYKGFIRPHAAQKELVWIGRAMVLLIALISIWIASDPESKVLGLVAYAWAGFGAAFGPVIILSVFWRRMNAAGALAGMVAGALVVVLWKQYSGSNLYEIVPGFIAGLIAIVVVSLLTKAPAQAVVDNFDRADRDFKSAV from the coding sequence ATGAGTGGCATAAATCCAATGATCATCACGTTCGCCATATATCTGATTGTCGTACTGGCAGTCGGGTTTATCGCCTACTTTTCAACACGTAATTTTGACGACTATATTCTGGGCGGACGCAGTCTGGGCAGTTTTGTAACGGCACTCTCGGCCGGCGCCTCCGACATGTCCGGCTGGTTGCTGATGGGCCTGCCCGGCGCGATTTATCTGACCGGCCTGTCCGAAGCCTGGATTGCGATCGGCCTGACTGTCGGCGCCTATTTCAACTGGCTGCTGGTATCCGGCCGTCTGCGCATGCACACCGAATACAACAACAATGCGCTCACGCTTCCTGAATATTTTCACCACCGCTTTGGCGCCGGCAACGTCATCATCAAAATTGCGGCTGCGGCCATTATTCTGTTTTTCTTTACCATCTATTGCGCATCCGGCATTGTGGCTGGTGCCCGTCTTTTCGAGAGCCTCTTCCACGTTGATTACGTCACGGCCATGTGGCTGGGCGCCGGCGCCACCATCGTCTATACCTTCATCGGCGGCTTTCTGGCAGTCAGCTGGACCGACACAATTCAGGCTTCTCTGATGTTTTTCGCACTCATCCTTACGCCCATCATGGTATTGCTTGGGCTGGGCGATCTGTCTGCCGTCATCACAACCATTGATCAGGCGGCCGCCACCGCCGGCAAGAATTACTCAAGTCTGATTTCCGGCACAAGCTTTATTGCAATCGTGAGTGCTGCTGCGTGGGGCCTGGGTTACTTTGGCCAGCCACATATTCTGGCGCGCTTTATGGCAGCCGATTCGGTCAAAAGCCTTAAAAAAGCCCGTCGCATTGGCATGACCTGGATGATTCTGTGCCTAGGTGGCGCGGTCGCGGTGGGCTATTTTGGCATTGCCTGGTTCCAACTACACCCGGAACAAGCGGGCGAAGTCACCAATAACAGCGAACGTATCTTTATCGAACTGGCCCAGATTCTGTTCAATCCCTGGATTGCAGGTGTGATTTTGTCCGCCATTCTGGCCGCTGTTATGAGTACGCTAAGTTGCCAGTTACTGGTTTGCTCCAGCGCCATTACCGAAGACTTCTACAAAGGCTTTATCCGCCCGCATGCCGCCCAGAAAGAACTGGTGTGGATCGGCCGCGCAATGGTACTGCTGATCGCGCTGATCTCCATCTGGATTGCGTCTGATCCGGAGAGCAAAGTGCTTGGCCTGGTTGCCTACGCATGGGCCGGCTTCGGCGCCGCTTTCGGTCCGGTCATTATTCTGTCGGTCTTCTGGCGTCGCATGAATGCGGCAGGTGCGCTGGCCGGTATGGTAGCGGGTGCGCTGGTCGTCGTATTGTGGAAACAGTACAGCGGCAGCAACTTGTATGAAATCGTCCCCGGTTTCATTGCAGGCCTGATCGCCATCGTCGTCGTTTCACTGTTAACCAAAGCGCCTGCGCAGGCAGTGGTTGACAACTTCGACCGTGCAGATCGTGACTTCAAATCCGCCGTATAA
- a CDS encoding DotU family type VI secretion system protein: protein MAENFAGTPIGPWANSTAEPDTGKLRPDDYVISGSNTLVAAANPLLVLIPQIRNTRSHPSPAQLREHLVDEVRQFELRAQHAGIRNETILGARYCLCTALDEAAALTPWGGGGMWSANSLLVTFHNETWGGEKFFQLLAKLSQNPAQHIDLLELLYYCLVLGFEGRYRVVDNGRSQLETLRQRLLLILRNARGQYAAALSPHWQDAPILNKVRRLPIPLWVFAVLAAALGFLSFLGLQWSLGDRSDKLFADVIKIKPPTVQISAPQVTREPVKTDRIAPFLAPEIRENLLTVRDEADRSVIVLRGDGLFESGADGIRSQYLPVLSRVADALNAVQGNILVTGYSDNVPIKTIKYPSNWELSQARADAVKKLLDERLTDKLRVRAEGRGEADPVAANDTPENRARNRRVEITLLVSPVAPGSSAPADPSAMPARGANR from the coding sequence ATGGCAGAAAATTTCGCGGGGACGCCGATCGGTCCCTGGGCAAACTCCACCGCAGAGCCCGATACGGGCAAGTTGCGGCCCGACGATTATGTCATTAGTGGTTCCAATACACTGGTTGCTGCAGCCAATCCGCTGCTGGTGCTGATTCCGCAAATCCGTAATACCCGCTCGCATCCTTCGCCAGCGCAGTTGCGCGAACATCTGGTGGACGAAGTGCGGCAGTTCGAATTGCGCGCGCAGCATGCAGGGATCCGCAACGAGACGATTCTTGGCGCGCGTTACTGCTTGTGTACGGCACTGGATGAAGCGGCCGCGCTGACCCCCTGGGGTGGCGGCGGGATGTGGTCGGCCAACAGTCTGCTGGTGACCTTCCATAACGAGACCTGGGGCGGCGAGAAATTCTTTCAGCTGCTGGCCAAGCTGTCGCAGAACCCGGCACAGCACATCGACTTGCTGGAACTGCTTTACTATTGCCTGGTACTGGGCTTTGAGGGTCGCTATCGGGTCGTGGACAATGGGCGCTCGCAACTGGAAACATTGCGCCAGCGCCTGCTGCTGATCTTGCGCAACGCACGTGGCCAGTATGCCGCTGCGTTGTCTCCGCATTGGCAGGATGCCCCGATTCTGAATAAGGTACGGCGTTTGCCGATTCCCTTGTGGGTCTTTGCCGTGCTGGCTGCAGCACTGGGTTTCCTGTCGTTTCTCGGCCTGCAGTGGAGCCTGGGGGACCGTTCAGACAAATTGTTTGCAGATGTCATTAAAATCAAACCGCCCACGGTGCAGATCAGTGCGCCGCAAGTGACGCGTGAGCCGGTCAAAACTGACAGGATTGCACCGTTTCTGGCACCGGAAATTCGCGAGAATTTGCTTACGGTTCGTGATGAAGCCGATCGCAGTGTGATTGTGCTGCGTGGCGACGGTCTGTTCGAATCGGGTGCGGATGGCATCCGCTCGCAATACCTGCCGGTGCTCTCGCGCGTGGCCGATGCGCTCAACGCGGTGCAGGGCAACATTCTGGTTACCGGCTACAGCGACAATGTACCGATCAAAACCATTAAATATCCCTCGAACTGGGAGTTGTCACAGGCCCGTGCCGATGCCGTCAAAAAGCTGCTGGATGAGCGGCTGACCGATAAATTACGCGTTCGTGCCGAAGGCCGCGGCGAAGCCGATCCGGTCGCGGCGAACGATACGCCTGAAAACCGGGCGCGCAATCGGCGCGTGGAGATTACCTTGCTCGTTTCACCTGTTGCCCCGGGCTCGTCGGCCCCGGCTGATCCGTCTGCCATGCCTGCGCGGGGAGCGAACCGATGA
- a CDS encoding FHA domain-containing protein — MKLTVQHLHNATTFTCQLQPPGGTIGRGEQNDLNLPDSSGDLSTLQAIVRMQDTGNTGTLLNMSSMSHVAVNDTPLGLSQEVSVSCGDRITVGDYLIIVNEPSAAATASAAPAATPAALNDKELSATPYDTAAFSGKTVAAGTPVATSAFAATPMTAPGNDEALPTWHPAYKAPAEQTASTGQPDPYPEEHPLGTPINRMPPPAPVANTTVAPLGDSQAVSRALPDNAMAAPPADASDNPPPEPPAPVPEEDPDDIFKDLLSGPGVLPVGGSTPDERHPFDMESATNRNHHNPVELLRPEGMRHPSIDGDPLDALPSDGTDKDRYTIFSDDSPTTLNKDTALDSHKQDNILDTLHRAVHAGYKDKYPEKK; from the coding sequence ATGAAACTGACCGTACAACATCTGCACAACGCTACCACGTTTACCTGTCAGTTGCAGCCGCCCGGCGGCACAATTGGCCGTGGCGAACAGAACGACCTGAATCTGCCCGATTCCTCGGGCGACCTGAGCACCCTGCAGGCAATCGTCCGCATGCAGGACACAGGCAACACGGGCACCTTGCTCAATATGAGCAGCATGAGCCACGTTGCTGTCAACGACACACCACTTGGCCTGTCTCAGGAAGTCAGCGTCAGCTGCGGCGACCGAATAACCGTGGGTGATTATCTGATTATCGTTAACGAGCCGTCTGCCGCTGCCACAGCGTCGGCCGCACCGGCTGCCACGCCGGCCGCTCTGAACGACAAAGAACTGAGTGCAACCCCGTATGACACGGCAGCATTCTCCGGCAAGACCGTAGCGGCGGGCACCCCCGTCGCAACAAGCGCCTTTGCCGCTACACCGATGACCGCCCCCGGCAATGACGAAGCCCTGCCAACCTGGCATCCGGCTTATAAGGCACCGGCAGAACAAACCGCCAGCACCGGGCAACCGGATCCCTATCCTGAAGAACACCCGCTTGGCACACCCATTAACCGGATGCCGCCTCCAGCGCCTGTGGCCAACACCACGGTTGCTCCGTTGGGTGACAGCCAGGCAGTATCGCGCGCACTACCGGACAATGCAATGGCTGCGCCTCCTGCCGATGCCAGCGACAACCCGCCACCTGAGCCCCCCGCACCCGTTCCGGAAGAAGATCCCGACGATATTTTCAAGGATCTGCTCAGCGGCCCGGGCGTACTACCCGTGGGCGGCTCTACACCCGATGAGCGCCACCCATTTGACATGGAATCGGCCACCAATCGCAATCATCATAATCCGGTAGAACTGCTCAGGCCGGAAGGCATGCGCCATCCATCGATAGACGGTGACCCGCTAGATGCCTTGCCTTCCGATGGCACAGACAAAGATCGCTACACCATTTTCAGTGACGATAGTCCGACTACGCTGAACAAAGACACTGCGCTGGACAGCCACAAGCAGGACAACATACTTGATACGCTGCACCGCGCGGTGCATGCCGGATATAAAGACAAATATCCGGAAAAAAAATAA
- the tssK gene encoding type VI secretion system baseplate subunit TssK, protein MSIKDKVVWSEGMFLRPHHFQQFERFLEHNLRVRIESITSVFWGFQDLDIDIDALALGKIALKKATGLFPDGTPFSFDAESAPFALEVPAGTLDKRVYLAIPRVREGAEDVVFEETPDSLARYSVIEDEVVDTCEVSLGTAVVQVGRLRFRLMLESDFGDEWIGMPLAWITERSADNKVVLDFNYIAPVLSSSVSFALTSFIRELFGLLNARSELLAARLNQPGRGGVAEVSEFLILETINRYRGAIWHMVTLGNLHPERIFHDFLMLASDLATFTGTGKRMETFPDYVHDNLRLSFEPLMQVLRRALTTILEEQAVRIPLHDKGQGLRVGQITDPHLLQSADFIIAVHADMPAELTRTRFPAQVKLGPVERIRDLVHLQLPGVSLKPVTNVPRQLPYSAGHIYFSLEKTGDMWKQLERTGALALHLAGDFPGLTLEFWAVREDRDR, encoded by the coding sequence ATGAGCATAAAAGATAAAGTAGTCTGGTCCGAGGGCATGTTTCTCCGTCCTCATCATTTTCAGCAGTTCGAACGATTTCTGGAACACAATCTGAGGGTACGCATTGAAAGTATCACGAGTGTGTTCTGGGGGTTTCAGGACCTGGATATTGACATTGATGCCCTGGCGCTGGGCAAGATTGCGCTGAAAAAAGCGACTGGCCTGTTTCCCGACGGCACCCCGTTCAGCTTTGATGCAGAGTCCGCGCCATTTGCGCTTGAAGTGCCGGCTGGCACGCTGGACAAGCGCGTGTATCTGGCGATACCGCGCGTACGCGAAGGTGCTGAAGACGTCGTGTTTGAAGAGACGCCCGACTCCCTGGCGCGTTATAGCGTGATTGAAGACGAAGTGGTCGATACCTGTGAGGTGTCCCTTGGAACGGCGGTGGTGCAGGTTGGACGCTTGCGTTTCCGGCTGATGCTTGAGTCTGATTTCGGCGACGAGTGGATCGGCATGCCGCTGGCCTGGATCACCGAACGCAGCGCTGACAATAAGGTGGTGCTTGACTTCAATTACATTGCACCGGTGTTATCGAGCAGTGTGAGTTTTGCGCTTACGAGTTTTATCCGCGAATTGTTCGGCTTGCTGAATGCCCGCAGCGAATTGCTGGCGGCACGGCTGAATCAGCCTGGGCGCGGCGGCGTTGCCGAAGTTTCGGAATTCCTGATACTGGAAACCATCAACCGCTATCGTGGTGCCATCTGGCACATGGTCACGCTGGGCAATCTGCATCCGGAACGCATTTTTCACGACTTCCTGATGCTGGCCAGCGATCTGGCCACCTTTACCGGAACCGGTAAGCGGATGGAGACGTTCCCCGATTATGTGCATGATAATTTACGCCTGAGCTTTGAGCCGCTGATGCAGGTACTGCGTCGGGCGCTGACGACGATTCTGGAAGAGCAGGCGGTTCGCATACCGCTGCACGACAAAGGGCAGGGGCTGCGGGTGGGGCAGATTACCGATCCGCACCTGCTGCAGTCTGCCGATTTTATTATCGCTGTCCATGCCGATATGCCAGCCGAGCTCACACGAACCCGCTTCCCGGCACAGGTCAAATTGGGGCCGGTGGAACGCATCCGCGACCTGGTGCACCTGCAATTGCCGGGCGTTTCACTCAAGCCTGTCACCAATGTACCGCGTCAGTTGCCGTACAGTGCCGGGCATATTTATTTTTCTCTGGAAAAAACCGGCGACATGTGGAAGCAGCTGGAACGGACCGGCGCGCTGGCACTGCATCTGGCCGGGGACTTTCCGGGGCTTACGCTTGAGTTCTGGGCGGTCAGAGAGGATCGGGACAGATAA
- the tssH gene encoding type VI secretion system ATPase TssH: MSEINRSDLFGKLDTLLYRSLEGATAFCKLRGNPHVELVHWLHQIMHEHDSDLQKIIRYFELNTDQLERGIVATLDELPRGASSVSDLSEHLDNATERAWVYGSLKYGEARIRSAHLILGILKTHSLRNVLYGISSEFKKITPDVLADNLPAIVKDSVEQQDSAALSEGGAAAPATGPGGKSALAQYAVDMTARARNNEIDPVSGRDEEIRQIVDILMRRRQNNPLLTGEAGVGKTAVVEGLAIRLASGDVPPSLREVSLYLLDIGLLSAGASMKGEFESRLRQVIDEVQASEKPIVLFIDEIHTLIGAGGAAGTGDAANLLKPALARGQLRTIGATTWSEYKKYIEKDPALTRRFQVVQVHEPAEARALIMLRGLAGRLESHHQVLLLDEAIDAAVRLSHRYIPARQLPDKAVALLDTACARVAVSQHAQPPAVEDCRRRIEHLQIERDIAQREWQVGVGSEARIATIDSDLEAAREQLGQLEENWRIEQELAARMFELRQVLRNEDTDEQLRSESLAELRQVQAQLEEQQGEAPLIFPSVDANAVAAVVADWTGIPVGRMVKDEASSVLQLSDSLEKRVIGQRDGLDAITRRIQTSRARLTDPNKPVGVFLLCGPSGVGKTETALALAETLYGGEQNLISINMSEFQEAHTVSTLKGAPPGYVGYGEGGVLTEAVRRRPYSVVLLDEVEKAHADVHEIFFQVFDKGWMEDGEGRYIDFKNTVIILTSNVGTDRIVDLCKDPDLMPDAEGLAGALRDPLLGVFPAALLGRLVVVPYVPLSDQMLGSIVRLQLDRIRVRLQQNHNIDFDVTDAAVAQIVGRCTEVESGGRMVDAILTNTVLPKVSQEILQSTIEGRSLTRVSLDAQDGEFVYQYS; this comes from the coding sequence ATGTCTGAAATCAATCGCAGTGATCTTTTTGGAAAACTTGACACCCTGCTGTACCGCTCGCTGGAAGGCGCCACGGCATTTTGTAAACTTCGCGGAAACCCGCATGTAGAGCTGGTTCACTGGCTGCATCAGATCATGCACGAGCATGACAGCGATCTGCAGAAAATCATTCGCTATTTCGAACTCAATACCGATCAGCTGGAGCGTGGCATTGTTGCGACGCTGGACGAATTGCCGCGTGGTGCATCGTCGGTCTCCGATCTGTCAGAGCATCTGGACAATGCAACCGAACGTGCCTGGGTATATGGTTCGCTCAAGTATGGCGAAGCGCGGATCCGTAGTGCGCATCTGATTCTGGGGATTCTCAAGACGCATTCGCTGCGCAATGTGCTTTACGGTATTTCATCTGAATTTAAAAAAATCACGCCGGATGTGCTGGCTGATAATCTGCCTGCCATCGTCAAAGATTCTGTTGAGCAGCAGGACAGTGCTGCTTTGTCTGAGGGGGGCGCCGCGGCGCCTGCGACAGGCCCCGGCGGCAAGTCTGCCTTAGCGCAGTATGCGGTCGACATGACGGCCCGGGCGCGCAACAATGAAATTGATCCGGTGTCTGGCCGTGACGAAGAAATCCGCCAGATTGTTGATATTCTGATGCGGCGTCGCCAGAACAATCCCTTGCTGACCGGTGAGGCCGGTGTAGGTAAAACGGCAGTGGTGGAAGGGCTGGCGATACGGCTGGCCAGCGGCGACGTGCCGCCTTCGCTGCGCGAGGTATCACTGTATTTGCTGGATATCGGGCTATTGTCTGCGGGCGCGAGCATGAAAGGTGAGTTTGAATCACGCCTGCGCCAGGTGATTGATGAAGTGCAGGCCAGTGAAAAACCGATAGTGCTGTTTATCGATGAGATTCATACCCTGATCGGCGCTGGCGGGGCAGCCGGTACGGGTGATGCCGCCAACCTGCTCAAACCCGCGCTGGCCCGTGGCCAGTTGCGCACCATTGGTGCCACGACCTGGTCGGAATACAAGAAGTACATCGAAAAGGACCCCGCGCTCACACGCCGTTTTCAGGTGGTGCAGGTGCATGAGCCGGCTGAAGCCCGTGCGCTGATTATGTTGCGCGGTCTGGCTGGCAGGCTGGAGTCGCATCATCAGGTGCTCTTGCTGGACGAGGCGATCGATGCCGCCGTGCGGCTGTCGCATCGATATATTCCGGCGCGCCAGTTGCCCGACAAGGCGGTCGCCTTGCTGGATACGGCCTGCGCCCGCGTGGCGGTCAGTCAGCATGCGCAACCGCCGGCTGTAGAGGATTGCCGGCGGCGGATTGAGCATCTGCAGATCGAACGCGATATTGCGCAGCGCGAATGGCAGGTGGGCGTTGGCAGCGAGGCACGCATTGCCACGATTGATAGCGATCTGGAAGCAGCACGTGAGCAGTTGGGTCAGTTGGAAGAAAACTGGCGGATCGAGCAGGAGCTGGCCGCCAGAATGTTTGAATTGCGGCAGGTGTTGCGTAATGAGGATACCGACGAGCAATTGCGTAGCGAAAGCCTGGCTGAACTGCGGCAGGTGCAGGCGCAACTGGAGGAGCAGCAGGGCGAGGCACCGCTGATTTTCCCATCGGTGGACGCCAATGCCGTTGCGGCCGTCGTGGCCGACTGGACTGGCATTCCGGTCGGGCGTATGGTCAAGGATGAGGCCAGTTCGGTATTACAGTTGTCCGATTCGCTGGAAAAACGCGTGATTGGGCAGCGTGACGGCCTGGATGCGATCACCCGCCGTATTCAGACGTCGCGCGCTCGCCTCACGGATCCGAATAAACCGGTAGGGGTGTTTCTGCTATGTGGCCCCAGCGGTGTGGGTAAAACCGAGACGGCGCTGGCCCTGGCTGAAACGCTTTACGGCGGCGAGCAGAATCTGATCTCCATTAATATGAGTGAGTTTCAGGAAGCACACACTGTTTCTACGCTTAAAGGTGCACCTCCGGGCTATGTTGGCTATGGCGAAGGCGGTGTGCTGACCGAAGCCGTGCGGCGACGTCCCTATAGTGTCGTGCTGCTTGATGAGGTAGAGAAGGCGCACGCCGACGTCCACGAGATTTTCTTTCAGGTCTTCGATAAAGGCTGGATGGAGGACGGGGAAGGGCGGTATATCGACTTTAAAAATACGGTGATTATTCTTACCTCCAATGTGGGTACGGACCGTATTGTGGATTTGTGCAAGGATCCGGACCTGATGCCTGATGCAGAAGGCCTGGCCGGCGCCTTGCGTGATCCATTACTGGGCGTGTTTCCTGCGGCCCTGTTGGGGCGACTGGTGGTGGTGCCGTATGTGCCGCTATCGGACCAGATGCTGGGCAGTATCGTACGTCTGCAACTGGATCGCATCAGGGTACGCCTGCAGCAAAATCACAATATTGATTTTGACGTCACTGATGCTGCGGTTGCGCAGATCGTCGGGCGCTGTACCGAAGTGGAATCCGGCGGACGGATGGTGGATGCGATTTTGACCAATACGGTCCTGCCCAAAGTAAGTCAGGAAATTCTGCAGAGCACCATCGAAGGCCGCAGTCTGACGCGGGTGTCTCTGGATGCGCAGGACGGCGAATTTGTCTATCAATACAGCTGA
- the tssJ gene encoding type VI secretion system lipoprotein TssJ yields the protein MTFIHNKIMKLGAVSLIAAGALAGCASTESKMAVPYVVELKADNQVNPNASGKASPVKVTVYELKSTNAFDTADYFALMKDPRAVLGDQMLEVNSRILKPGSTEQIKASGSTQAKALGIVASYRDLNNSQWRLVVDLPEARTTNFYKFWQFSPDEKRIRIDVQRAAVNVNKTEPK from the coding sequence ATGACATTTATTCATAACAAGATCATGAAACTGGGTGCGGTCAGCCTGATTGCAGCTGGTGCGCTGGCCGGATGTGCATCAACCGAATCGAAAATGGCCGTTCCCTATGTCGTAGAGTTAAAGGCAGATAATCAGGTCAACCCTAATGCGTCGGGCAAGGCTTCCCCCGTCAAGGTCACTGTCTACGAACTGAAGTCCACCAATGCCTTTGATACGGCAGACTATTTTGCCCTGATGAAGGATCCGCGCGCGGTGCTGGGCGATCAGATGCTGGAGGTCAATTCCCGTATCCTCAAGCCAGGCAGCACAGAGCAAATCAAGGCATCGGGCAGCACCCAGGCCAAGGCACTGGGCATTGTCGCTTCGTACCGTGATCTGAACAACAGCCAGTGGCGTCTGGTGGTAGACCTGCCGGAAGCCAGAACGACCAATTTCTATAAATTCTGGCAGTTCTCTCCTGACGAGAAGCGTATTCGCATCGATGTGCAGAGAGCTGCTGTCAACGTCAACAAAACAGAACCAAAATAG